AGCGGCCACCGGCGCACCGGAGATCGCGCGGAAGGTGGATCGGCTGTTTGGTCCCGGCTCGTTCGAGTGCGTCTGGGCGAACGTCTTCCGCATTCACTGCCGCACGAGCCCCCACTTCCGACTCGGCCGCGTGCTGCTCGCCGGGGATGCCGCCCACATCAACAGCCCGGCCGGCGGGCAGGGCATGAACAGCGGCATCCAGGACGCGCACAACCTGGCCTGGAAGCTCGATCGCGCGCTTCGCGGGGGAGTGAGCGAACCCTTGCTCGCCTCGTATGAGGCCGAGCGCCGCCCGGCGATTCTGACGAGCGTGGATCGTTACACGGACTTACTGACGCGCGCCTTCCTCCTGCCCCCTCGGGCGGTCAGATCCTCCCTCGCGCGCCTCGCCCGGGCCGTCGTCTCTCAGCCGTTCGTCATGCGCCGACTCGTGCCGCGGGCCGTGATGCTGGACACGCGATACCGCTCGTCGCCGCTCATCAGTGGCCGCGGCCGGTGGCTCGGCGCGCGGGCGCCGGACGGACCACTGAGAGCGCGTGACGGCCGGGATGTGCGGCTCCTGGATCTCACCCGCCGCGATGCGGCGCTCCTCCTCTTCGACGATGGGCGTCTGCCCGGGTGGGACGTGTCACAGGTTCAGCAACTGGCGAGCGATGTCCCCGGGCTCGGCGTCTGTCGGATCGTTCCGCCGTCGCCGGCGGACGGGGACTCCGGGGATCTCGTGGACGCCACCGGGTCCCTCGCCCGGATGTGGCAGCCCGGCGCGGCGCTGGCGGCGCTCGTCCGACCTGACGGCTACGTCGGCTGGATGGCCGAGCGCCCGTCGCGCGAGGAGCTGCGGACCGGCGTGAGGCGCGCGCTCGGGGTGGCGGCGTGAGTGGCCGGCCCTCCGGCATCGGCCTGCTGTGGGCCGGGAGGTGCCGCGCCGGCGGCGCCACCGGAGACGACCGACCGGGCCCCAGCCTGGCGTTGACACCTTCCGCCGTCCGACGTAGAGTCCCCGGCAAGCCGGCGATCCATCCACCCTTCGCGCGCCGAGTGGCCTCCTGTGGCCCGGCTTCCTCGAGAAAGGAGCACGTCATGCCCCACGTCGCTCGTCTGATCACCGTCATCCTGGCCCTGGCCGTGCTCGGCCTGGGGGCGACGTCGAGCGAGGCGCAGGCCCCGCCGCTGACGCCGTACGGGACCCCCATCACGCTGGAACAGGCCAAGGCGGCGATGGCCGCCGCGGAGGCGGAAGCCAAGAAGAACAACTGGCCGGTCGCCATCGCCATCGTCGACAGCGGGGGCCACCTCGTCATGCTGCACAGACTCGACAACACCCAGTTCGCCAGCATCGAGATCGCCAAGGGCAAGGCGGTCACCGCGGTGAACTTCCGCCGGCCGTCGAAGGCGCTCGAAGACGCGATCGCGGGCGGCGGAGCCGGCTTGCGGCTCCTGCGGGTGGACGGGTTGACGCCGCTCGAAGGTGGCGTGCTGATCGTCGTGGACGGCAAGATCGTCGGCGGAATCGGCGTGTCAGGCGTGACGTCCGGCCAGGACGCCCAGGTCGCCCGCGCCGGCGCCGATGCGGTGAAATAACCGGTGGGGTCGGCCCTCTTCGAGGGCATCCTCCCGGCGCCTCGGCCGTAGACGGCCGCAGGGCTGAGCCCATGTACGAAGTCTACGCGCTCAAGTACGCGGAGCGGGACACGACGGCCTGCCAGTTCTTCTTCCGCGAGGCGTCCCACGCCTCACTCACGCTCCACTACTACGTCTGGCTGATCCTCGGCGGCCCCCACCCGATCCTGGTGGACACGGGGTTCCTCGACGACGACGCGCGCGAGCGCGGGATGCGGAATTACGTGAGCCCGGCGGCCATGGTGGAGCGCGCGGGCGTGAAGCCCGGCGATGTGCCCACCGCCCTCATCACCCACCTCCACTACGACCACTGGGCCGGGCACAGCCTGTTCCCTCACGCGGAGTACTGGATCCAGGGGGACGAGGTGGCGTTCTGGACGGGGCCCTTCGGCCGCTCCCCGGCCTTTCGGCAGTCGGCCAACGCGGGAGCGCTGGCCCGCCTGGTGACGCTCAACTACGAGGGCCGCGTCCGGATCATCGACGGCGACCGCCAGGTGGCTCCCGGGATCTCCGTGCACCGCGTCGGCGGCCACACCGCGGGGCTCCAGATCGTCACCGTGGAGACCGAGCGCGGCCCGGTCGTCCTCACCTCCGACGCATCGCACTTCTACCGCAACGTGGAGACGCGCCAGCCCGTCCAGATCATCACCAGCTTGCCCGAGATGCTCCAGGCCTTCGAGACGATCCACGCCCTGGCCGGGGCGCCAGGGCTGATCGTCGCCGGCCACGACCCGGAGGTCGCCGACCGCTTCAAGCCGGTCGAGCCGGGCATCATCAAGATCGCCTGAGCGAGCGCGACTGACTCACCGGATGAGCCCGATCTCGCGGAGGTAGCGCAGCGCGCCCGGATGGATGGCGTCCGCCCCCGGGGCGGCGGCGACGGTGTTGGCGGCCGTGGTCTCCCGCGCCTGGGGAAGGCGCCGGCCCAGCGCGGCCTCCCCCCGATGGAGCGCGCGGGCGAGACGATAGGCGACGTCGTCGGGCAGCGTGGGCCGGGCGAGGATCAGACTCCACGACCCGACCGACACGATCGGCGCGTCCTGTCCCGGATACGAGCCGGCCGGGACCGTCAGCGTCTTGAGGAAGGGGTACTTCGCCTGGATCCGTCGGATGCCCTCGGCGTCCGGCGCGATGAACCGGCCGCCCGCGGGTCCGCCGGCGACCGCGGTGAAGCCCGGCCATCCGATGCCGCCGCCCCACAGGGCGGCCACCGTGCCCTCCAGCACCATCGCCGGGCCGTCGCCCGCCCGCTCGAGGAAGACGGCCTGGAAGTCCCGGCTCAGGTCGAGGCCGAGCCCATCCAGGATGTTCCGGGCGAGGACGACGAGCCCCGAGCCCCGGGCGCCGAAGGCCACCGGCCGGGATCTGAGATCCTCGATCGTTCGGTACGGCGTGTCTCGGCGGACCACGAACATGCCCGCGGTGGCGTACATGGCGGACAGGACGCGGAGGTTCGCGGGCGGCCGGCCGATTCCGCTCAGCGCCTCGTGGGCCACCTCGCCGGCGACCAGCCCCAGGTCGAGCTGCCCGGCCTCGAGCATCGGGACGTTCTCGGTGCTGCCCTTCGTGTTTCGCGTTTCGACGGACAGCGACGGGTCGACCTCGTTGATCGTCTCGGCCACGGCCTGTCCGTAGACCGGAAAGCCGCCGCCGGGGGTCGCGGTGCCGAGGATGACGGCGGTCTTCTCGGCCCCGGAAGCGCTGCTCCCCATGGAGAGCGCTCCCATCAAGGTCGCGACACTCAGGGCCAGGCACCCCATGGGTCCCGGCGGCCAGGATACGCGCTCGATCATGGTCGGCCTCCTCTGTGCCGCGAAAGATTGACTCCGGACCCGAAAACGTGTTTTCGTTCGGGTGACGCGCGCCGGCGCGGGGCCCGACGTTCTCCGCGAAGGAGCCGCCAGCACTCCAGACGGATCCCTTCAACCGCGGGAGGTGGGTATGCACCGCACCGCTTCGGTGCGAGGACTAGGCGCCGTCCTCTTGATCGCCGGGCTCGCCGGTTGCGAAGACCATCCCTCCGCGTCGGTGGTCGGCGCCCACATCACCGAGTTGACCACGGAGAAGGTCGGCGTCTCGCTCGACGTCAAGATCGAGAACCCGTGGGTCTTTCCGCTCCCACTCGCGGAGGCGAAAGGGAGCCTCTTCAGCGCCCAGATCAACGCGACCGCCCCGTTCCTCCAGGTCGCCGGGGGCAGTACCGCTCCGGTCCCGCGGGCAGGGTCCCTCACGGTCCCCCTCAGAGGCACGCTCACCTACTGGCCACTCCCCTCGAACCTGGCCAACCTGCATCCTGGAGACGAGGTCCCTTACCAGGCGAAGCTCAAGCTCGCGCTGCAGACACCCCCGAACCAGCGGCTGGACCTGCCCGAACTCACCTACCACGGCAAGATCCCCATCCTGGCTCCTCCGCAAGTGAGCATCAAGAGCGTGAGCTGGCCGACGTTCTCCTGGGAGAGGGTGAGTGGGACCGTGACGCTCGGGATCACGAACATGAACAGGTTCTCCATCGGTCCGGGAAGCGCTTCGGGAGAGCTGATCCTCAGGAAGCAGGCGTTCATGAGCGACGACAAGGAGCTCGCCAGCCTGTCGGCGGGCATGCCCGGCATGATTGCCGGCCACCACACGGGTGACCTCGGAATCACCGTATCCTTCAAGCCCGAAGACCTCTTCGACCTCGGGACTTGGGCCGGGCTCGTGGTCGCCCTCGTGGACAACCACCAGTTCCGCGCACGGGGAAAAATCTCGGCCCAAACCTCCTATATCCCGGTCGAGCTGAAGTTCGATTCGCAATGAGGCGCGCGCTCTAGAGCGGCAGCCCCAGCTCCCTGACCTGCCGCCGGACGTCTTCCAGCTTGGCCGGGCTCCCGATGTCGGCCCAGTACCACTCATCGGCCCGAAACGACTGGATTCTCTCACCGTGTCCAGCCAGGCGGAGATACGCGCGGATGATGGGGAAGGCTTTTCCCTCGCTCATCCGCGGAAAGATCTCCGGCGAGATGACATGGACGCCGGTGAACGCGAGGCGCTCGGCGCGCTCGACCGGAGCTCCTGCCCACAGTCGCGTGTTCTCGCCCACCGATTCCCAGCCACAGAGCTGTCCCCGCCCATCGAACAAGAGATAGCGACGGCTCGTCTTCGCCTGGACCGCCAGCGTGGCCAGCGCCGGCCGGGCGAGGTGGAACCGATACATCCGGCCCAGATCGATGTCGGTCACCACGTCGACGTTGTGCAGAAAGAACGGGGTGCCGTCGTCGAAGAAATGGGCGACCTTCTTCAGGCTGCCGCCGGTGTCCAGGAGCTCGGCCTCGCGCGACACCTCGATGCGGATCCCGAACTGCCGCTTGGACTCCAGGAAGTCCACGATCATCTCGGCCAGATGAAACACATTGACGACGATCTCGTCGACTCCGGCTTCGAGGAGCCGCCGGATCACGATCTCCAGCATCGGCACCCCGTTGAGCTCGATCAGCGCCTTGGGACAGTGGTCGGTGAGGGGCCGGAGCCGGCTCCCGACGCCGGCGGCGAGGATCATCGCCTTCATGGCGACGGCGCCGTCACGTGGCGGTCTCGATTCCCAGATGCCGGATCTCGACGTTCACCTCGTATTTCTGGCGGAGGTGGCGGGCCAGCAGCTCCGCACAATAGATGGACCGATGCCGCCCGCCGGTACACCCGAAGGCCACCATCAGGTCCGTGAAGTTCCGGCTCCGATAGTTCTCGACCGACTGATCGATCAGCCCGTAGACGTGGTTCATGAAGCGCCGGACCTCGGACTGGGTCTCGAGAAAGGCGATCACCTCCGAGTCGGTGCCGGTGAGCCTGGCGAACTGGGCGTATCTCCCGGGGTTCGGCAAGGCGCGACAGTCGAACACGTACCCGCCCCCATGTCCCTTGTCGTCGCGCGGCAGGCCGCTGCGATACGAAAAGCTCTGTATCCGCACGGTCAGCTTCAGCTCCGCGTCCCCGAACTGGCGCAGGTAGGTGGAGCCCACCAGGCGCCGGAAGACCTCCATCAGCTCGGGCAGCGCCACCGGGAGCTCGACCGTGCGCAGAAGAAACTCGAGATTGCCGACGGCGTAGGGAATGCTCTGGAGAAAGTGCGTCTTGCGTTCGTAGAAGCCCCGCAGGCCGTAGGCGCCCATCGCCTGCATGATGCGGATGTAGACGTACCCGTAGTAGTAGCGGAGGAACTCTTCGCGGGCCAACGGGATCAAGGCCGCGGCCGCCGCCAGGTACCGGTCGAGGAGCGTGTCCCGCAGGTCGGGCGGCAGATCGGCTTTGGCGTCGAACAGGAGCGAGGCGATGTCGTACTGGAGCGCACCCCGGCGGCCTCCCTGGTAGTCGATGAAGCAAGGCGCCCCGTCCTTGAGCATGATGTTTCGCGATTGAAAGTCGCGATAGAGGAAGAAATCCCGGTCGGCCGCCAGGAGAAAATCCATGAGTCGCTCGAAGTCGTCTTCGAGCGCCTGCTCGTTGAAGGGGATCTGGGCCAGCCGCAGGAAGTAGTACTTGAAGTAGTTCAGATCCCACGCCATCGATTGCCGGTCGAAACTGGGCCGGGGATAGCAGACCTGGTAGTTCAGCGTCCTTCCGGCCACGATCTGGAACTGCGGCAGCAGCTCGACCACCCGCTCGTAGATGTCGACGACGCGCCCGGATGGGCCGACCCTGGTTCGGTTCTCCGAAAGGTACTGGAACAGCGTCGTATCCCCCAGGTCTTCTTCCAGATAGATGCCGCGGGCCGGGTCGTCCGCGTAGATCTCGGGCACGGGAAGGCCCGATCGGCGAAAATGCCTCGAGAACGCGAGGAAGGCCGTATTCTCCTGCCGATCGGGGCCGGCGACGCCGATGACGCTGCGGGTCCCGGTGGTCAGGCGATAGAGGCTCCGCCCCGAGCCGTCGCCCTTCAAAGCGGAGATGGTCTGGACGGGCTCTCCGAAGTGACTCTCGAAGAATTGCCTGAGTGAGTCGTCCATCCACGCCTGGCGTTCCCGCGCCTGGCCCCGGCTCGGCCGGGATCCTGGGGGGGAGTGGCCGCCCGTATTCTACCCCGGCCGGGGGGCGGCGACCGAGGAGCGTCGGCCCCGGGTGATCGGCCCCGGCCGGCCCGGGGTCCCGGGGGCCAGGACACCCGCTCGATCATGATCGGTGCCCGGGGGTCGTGAGAGAGGCGAGCAGGTCGGTGAGGGGCTCGCCGGTGGCGAGGCCGTTCACGCTCCGGATGACGCGCTCAACCTGCTCGGAGGGCAGGGCGAGGACCGCGTTGCCGCGAAACTTGGCCTCCACTTCCCCGCGCGTCAGGGGGAGGTCGGGACCGCCCCGCGGGCGATCCTGACGATCGTGGACGCGCCGCCCGTCGGCGAGGGTCATCTCCACGTCACCGACGAACTGACGCGGATAATCGATCGTCGGATCCAGCTCGTAGGTGACCCGCTGGGCCAGGCCGAGCACGGCCGGGTCGCGGACCGCCTCGTCGGTGAACTCCGCGAGCCCCGCCCGGCCCTTGACCAGGATCACGGCCAGCAGGTACGGGAGGCTGAACTTCGCCGCGTACCCGTTCGGCGGCGCGTGCTTGGCCGCCAGCGGCTCCCAGAGTCGAGGCACGGGCCCGGCCGCGGTGCGGCAGCGGATGCCGGCGACCTCGTCGGGACGGACGCGGTGGCGCTCGCGCAACCGGAGGGCGACGTCCATGTACGGCTGGGCGATCGATCCGCAGGGATAGGGCTTGAGGGTGAGCTGCTCGAGCTCCCAGGCGCGGCCGAGGCTCTCGACCAGCTCGCGCAGCCGGCCGGCGTCGTGACCGCCGGCGAACGCCTGGTACAGGCCGTGCGGGCCTTCGAAGACGGTCGCGGGCCCGCTGAAGCCCGACCGGGCCAGCAGCGTGGCGACGACGCCGCCGTGGGCGGCCCAGCCGGGGTGGAGCCGCTTCGTCCACGAGCCATCGGTCAGGTACTCGATGATCCCGCTGGCCTGGCTTCCGCAGATCCCGAAGGCGTGGACGAGCTGGTCTTCGGACAGCCCGAAGAGCTTCCCGGCGGCGGCGGCCGCGGCGAAGGTCCCGGCGATGGCGGTGGGGTGGAAGTGGCGGGCGTGGAGCGCGCCGGGGACCGTCAGGCCGACACGACACATCACCTCGACGCCGGCGATCAGCGCCTCGAGGACCGTCCGTCCGCTGGCCCCCACGGCCTCGCCCACCGCCAGCGCCGTGGTGACGGCGACACAGCCCGTGTGGACGATGGCGTCCTCCCGCGTGTCGTCGAAGTCGAGACCGTGGGCGAGGGTGGCGTTGGCGAGGACCGCATTGGCCGCCGCCACCTTCGCCGCGCTGCCGAGCAGCGTGCTCTCGGGCGGTCCTCCCAAGCGCTCCGCGACCCCGCGAACCGCGCGTCCGAAGTCTTCCCCGGAAGCGGCCAGGGAGTTGCCGAGCGTGTCGAGGGCGAGCAGCATCGCCTGGGTCGCGACCGGGTCCGGGACCTCGTCCAGCGCGAGGCCGACGACGAAGCGGGCGAAGTGCCTGGCCGCAGTCGGCTGCGTCACGGTGAGCCTGTTCTACCGGCGGCGGATGCCCATGTCAACCGAGGGCTCCCGGCCGCGACGTGCCGCGCGAGGCGCGTCTTGGCCTCGCCCCCGCGGTGTGCGAGAATCAGCGCCCGACCACCAGAGGGACGCATCGTGAGCGCGGAGACGGGAGACGCGGGGGGAAGACCGGGCGACGCGCGCCGGGGCGAGCTGGCGATCGCCGCCGTCCTGGTGGTGCTCGCTGTCGTGATCGTCGCCCTGGCCCGGCGGATCGAGCCCGGGGTCCTGACCGACCCGCTCGGCTCCCGGGCCTTCCCCCTGGCGCTCGGGGCGGCGATCGGCCTCTGTGGACTCCTGCTGGCCGCGACGACACTCGCGCCTGGCAGATTCGCCGGCGGGGCGCCGGTGTTCGTCGAGGACGGACCCGTCGACGAGCCGGCGGCCCCCTTGCTCGGCCGTCTGGTCGCGGCGGTCGTCCTCACCGCCGCCTACGTGGCGGCCTTCGAGCCCCTCGGCTACCTGCTCGCCACGCCCGCCTACGTGGCAGCCATTCTCCTCGTCCAGGGCGGAAGCTCGCTCCGGGCCTTCGCGGCGGCACCGCTGCTGGTCACGGGCGCGTTCTACGCCGCGTTCCGTTTCGGGCTGTTGATCCCGGTGCCTGACGGCGTGCTGGAGCGGTGGCTCCCGTGGTGATCGGCCCGGGCCGGGGCCCGGCGCATCTCGGCGCCCTATGACCGTGCTGGAAGGTCTGGGCGCCGGGTTCATGAGCGCCTTCGAGGGCGCGCGCTTCCTCGCCATGGTGGCCGGGGTGGCCTGGGGAGTCATCGGCGGCGCCATCCCGGGCATCAGCGGAGCCGTCGCGATGGCCCTCGCGCTGCCGTTCACGTTCGCCCTCGACGCCACGACTGCTCTCTGCATGCTCGCGGGCGTGTGGGCCGGAGCCAACTACGGCGGCTCGATCCCGGCTATCCTCATGCGGATCCCCGGCACCCCGGCCTCGGCGGCCTGCCTCATGGATGGCTACGAGCTGACCCGCCAGGGCCGGGCGGCCAAGGCGCTCGGCGTCTCGCTGGTCTGCGGCACGATCGGCGGCGTCGCGAGCATCGTGGTGCTGATCGCCATGGTCCTGCCCCTGGGCGAGGTGGTCCTCCATTTCGGGTCGCCGGAGACCTTCGCCCTGGCGGTCTTCGCCCTCACCCTGCTGGCCGGCCTGGCGGAGGCGAGCTTCCTCAAGGGGCTGGCGTCGGGCCTCTTCGGGCTGCTGCTCACGACGGTCGGGCTCGACAGCCTCACCGGCTCGCTCCGCTTCACGTTCGGGCGGACCGAGCTGATGACCGGCGTCGACGTGGTGGCCGCGATGGTGGGTCTCTTCGCGGTGTCGGAGATGTTCCACCGCATCGCTCACCCGGAGGACGTCCCGGACGTCATGGTCGGCCGGGCCTACACCGCCTTCCCGACCCTCGCCGAGCTGCGTGAGCTGTGGCCGGCGACCTTGATCGGCACGATCGTGGGCCTGATCGTGGGCGTCATGCCGGGGGCGGGGGCGACGGCATCCTCGTTCGTGGCCTACAACGAGGCCCGGCGCTGGTCGAAGCACCCGGAGCTGTTCGGGAAGGGCTCGATGGAAGGCGTGGCCGCGCCGGAGACGGCCAACAACGCGGTGCAGGGCGGGGATCTGGTGCCGACGCTGGCCCTCGGCATCCCGGGCTCGAACTCGGCCGCGATCATGCTGGCCGCTCTGATCCTCCACGGCATCCAGCCCGGGCCGTTTCTGCTCTCCAAGCACGGCCAGCTCGTCTACACGCTCTTCGCCGGACTCCTGATCGTCAACGTCCTCATGATCCCGGTCGGCCTGGTGATCCTGCGGCTGTGCCTCCTCGCCCTGCGCCTGGCCCCGCCGGTGCTGGTGGCGGCGGTGCTCGCCCTGTGCGTGATCGGCACCTACGCCTCCGAGCTCACCATCGTCAATCCCTGGACCATGCTCGTCTTCGGCATACTGGGGTATGGCATGCGCCTCTCCGGATTCTCGGCGGCGGCGATGGTGCTCGGCATGGTGCTCGGCGTGATGGCCGAGAGCGAGCTGCGCCGGTCCCTCATCATCTCCCACGGGAGCTGGACGATCTTCCTGACGCGCCCGATCACGGCCGCGCTTCTCTTCCTGACGGTGGGCGTCCTGGTCTATCCTGTCGTCTTCGGCGTCCTGCGGCGCCGGCGCGCCCGGCGCGCGGTGACCGCCCCACCCATCGCCTGAGCTGCACGACGAACAAGGAGGCTCGAGACATGGGCAAGCGCTCGATGGCTCTCGGAACCCTGGGGGGACTCGTGCTGGCCGCCCTCGCCGTCCTCGGCGGCCCGGAGGCGGCCTGGGCGCAGGCGCGCGACTTCCCGACCCGCCCCATCGTCTTCGTCGTCGGCTTCGCCCCGGGCGGCGGGGCGGACGTCTTCGCGCGCGCGCTGGCCGATGCGGCCAAGACCGTGCTGCCGCAGCCGATCGCGGTGGAGAATCGGCCCGGGGCCGGCGGGACCGCCGCCGCGGCGTACGCCGCCGGGCGGCCGGCCGACGGCCACACGATCCTCTTCGCGCATGCCGGCTCCTCGATCATCACGCCGCTCATCACCAACCAGCCGTCCCTCAAATGGGACGCCTTCGAGCCGGTGGCCCGGATCCACGCCGAGGAGGAGTGGCTCCTCGTTCAGCCCGACGCGGCCTGGCAGTCGATCGACCAGCTCGTCACCCACGCCAAGGCCAACCCGAAGAAGGTGCGGGTGGCCGGCTCGGCGATCGGCGGGATCGACAGCTTCGTGGTGCTGTCGTGGAAGCAGGCGGCCGGCATCGACGTCGAGTACATCCCCCACGAAGGCGGCGGCCCGGCCACCCTGGCCTTCCTCGGGAAGAACGCCGAGGTGCTCGTCGGAAACGTCTCCGAGGTGGCCCAGCACATCGAGGCCAAGAAGATGGTGCCGGTGGCGGTGGCCAGCGAGAAGCGCAGCCCGATCTTCCCCGAGGTGCCGACGCTCCGGGAAAAGG
This genomic interval from Candidatus Methylomirabilota bacterium contains the following:
- a CDS encoding FAD-dependent monooxygenase, with the translated sequence MSPDTPSAPVVIAGAGPVGLALAVGLAHHGIESVVLEDDESPSAHSKAPGLLCRTLEIFRAWGVLDRFMEEGFFVTRPHIWMAGEETPRATIDFSVLADLTAVPGVLILPQNRTEGLLRERLTRSGLSDVRFGHRVVRFDQDGSGVSVRVERKAGSAYELRGHYLVGCDGAHSTVRETLGWPLEGTTYPTRLVLADVQLPDQRNDLPWPRLAGDDQQVLAAIRIEPRLWRVIATVDRRMSDEAATGAPEIARKVDRLFGPGSFECVWANVFRIHCRTSPHFRLGRVLLAGDAAHINSPAGGQGMNSGIQDAHNLAWKLDRALRGGVSEPLLASYEAERRPAILTSVDRYTDLLTRAFLLPPRAVRSSLARLARAVVSQPFVMRRLVPRAVMLDTRYRSSPLISGRGRWLGARAPDGPLRARDGRDVRLLDLTRRDAALLLFDDGRLPGWDVSQVQQLASDVPGLGVCRIVPPSPADGDSGDLVDATGSLARMWQPGAALAALVRPDGYVGWMAERPSREELRTGVRRALGVAA
- a CDS encoding heme-binding protein; its protein translation is MPHVARLITVILALAVLGLGATSSEAQAPPLTPYGTPITLEQAKAAMAAAEAEAKKNNWPVAIAIVDSGGHLVMLHRLDNTQFASIEIAKGKAVTAVNFRRPSKALEDAIAGGGAGLRLLRVDGLTPLEGGVLIVVDGKIVGGIGVSGVTSGQDAQVARAGADAVK
- a CDS encoding N-acyl homoserine lactonase family protein, giving the protein MYEVYALKYAERDTTACQFFFREASHASLTLHYYVWLILGGPHPILVDTGFLDDDARERGMRNYVSPAAMVERAGVKPGDVPTALITHLHYDHWAGHSLFPHAEYWIQGDEVAFWTGPFGRSPAFRQSANAGALARLVTLNYEGRVRIIDGDRQVAPGISVHRVGGHTAGLQIVTVETERGPVVLTSDASHFYRNVETRQPVQIITSLPEMLQAFETIHALAGAPGLIVAGHDPEVADRFKPVEPGIIKIA
- a CDS encoding TAXI family TRAP transporter solute-binding subunit; amino-acid sequence: MIERVSWPPGPMGCLALSVATLMGALSMGSSASGAEKTAVILGTATPGGGFPVYGQAVAETINEVDPSLSVETRNTKGSTENVPMLEAGQLDLGLVAGEVAHEALSGIGRPPANLRVLSAMYATAGMFVVRRDTPYRTIEDLRSRPVAFGARGSGLVVLARNILDGLGLDLSRDFQAVFLERAGDGPAMVLEGTVAALWGGGIGWPGFTAVAGGPAGGRFIAPDAEGIRRIQAKYPFLKTLTVPAGSYPGQDAPIVSVGSWSLILARPTLPDDVAYRLARALHRGEAALGRRLPQARETTAANTVAAAPGADAIHPGALRYLREIGLIR
- a CDS encoding nucleotidyltransferase family protein, with product MKAMILAAGVGSRLRPLTDHCPKALIELNGVPMLEIVIRRLLEAGVDEIVVNVFHLAEMIVDFLESKRQFGIRIEVSREAELLDTGGSLKKVAHFFDDGTPFFLHNVDVVTDIDLGRMYRFHLARPALATLAVQAKTSRRYLLFDGRGQLCGWESVGENTRLWAGAPVERAERLAFTGVHVISPEIFPRMSEGKAFPIIRAYLRLAGHGERIQSFRADEWYWADIGSPAKLEDVRRQVRELGLPL
- a CDS encoding RNase adapter RapZ, which encodes MDDSLRQFFESHFGEPVQTISALKGDGSGRSLYRLTTGTRSVIGVAGPDRQENTAFLAFSRHFRRSGLPVPEIYADDPARGIYLEEDLGDTTLFQYLSENRTRVGPSGRVVDIYERVVELLPQFQIVAGRTLNYQVCYPRPSFDRQSMAWDLNYFKYYFLRLAQIPFNEQALEDDFERLMDFLLAADRDFFLYRDFQSRNIMLKDGAPCFIDYQGGRRGALQYDIASLLFDAKADLPPDLRDTLLDRYLAAAAALIPLAREEFLRYYYGYVYIRIMQAMGAYGLRGFYERKTHFLQSIPYAVGNLEFLLRTVELPVALPELMEVFRRLVGSTYLRQFGDAELKLTVRIQSFSYRSGLPRDDKGHGGGYVFDCRALPNPGRYAQFARLTGTDSEVIAFLETQSEVRRFMNHVYGLIDQSVENYRSRNFTDLMVAFGCTGGRHRSIYCAELLARHLRQKYEVNVEIRHLGIETAT
- a CDS encoding MmgE/PrpD family protein yields the protein MTQPTAARHFARFVVGLALDEVPDPVATQAMLLALDTLGNSLAASGEDFGRAVRGVAERLGGPPESTLLGSAAKVAAANAVLANATLAHGLDFDDTREDAIVHTGCVAVTTALAVGEAVGASGRTVLEALIAGVEVMCRVGLTVPGALHARHFHPTAIAGTFAAAAAAGKLFGLSEDQLVHAFGICGSQASGIIEYLTDGSWTKRLHPGWAAHGGVVATLLARSGFSGPATVFEGPHGLYQAFAGGHDAGRLRELVESLGRAWELEQLTLKPYPCGSIAQPYMDVALRLRERHRVRPDEVAGIRCRTAAGPVPRLWEPLAAKHAPPNGYAAKFSLPYLLAVILVKGRAGLAEFTDEAVRDPAVLGLAQRVTYELDPTIDYPRQFVGDVEMTLADGRRVHDRQDRPRGGPDLPLTRGEVEAKFRGNAVLALPSEQVERVIRSVNGLATGEPLTDLLASLTTPGHRS
- a CDS encoding tripartite tricarboxylate transporter TctB family protein, yielding MSAETGDAGGRPGDARRGELAIAAVLVVLAVVIVALARRIEPGVLTDPLGSRAFPLALGAAIGLCGLLLAATTLAPGRFAGGAPVFVEDGPVDEPAAPLLGRLVAAVVLTAAYVAAFEPLGYLLATPAYVAAILLVQGGSSLRAFAAAPLLVTGAFYAAFRFGLLIPVPDGVLERWLPW
- a CDS encoding tripartite tricarboxylate transporter permease, translated to MTVLEGLGAGFMSAFEGARFLAMVAGVAWGVIGGAIPGISGAVAMALALPFTFALDATTALCMLAGVWAGANYGGSIPAILMRIPGTPASAACLMDGYELTRQGRAAKALGVSLVCGTIGGVASIVVLIAMVLPLGEVVLHFGSPETFALAVFALTLLAGLAEASFLKGLASGLFGLLLTTVGLDSLTGSLRFTFGRTELMTGVDVVAAMVGLFAVSEMFHRIAHPEDVPDVMVGRAYTAFPTLAELRELWPATLIGTIVGLIVGVMPGAGATASSFVAYNEARRWSKHPELFGKGSMEGVAAPETANNAVQGGDLVPTLALGIPGSNSAAIMLAALILHGIQPGPFLLSKHGQLVYTLFAGLLIVNVLMIPVGLVILRLCLLALRLAPPVLVAAVLALCVIGTYASELTIVNPWTMLVFGILGYGMRLSGFSAAAMVLGMVLGVMAESELRRSLIISHGSWTIFLTRPITAALLFLTVGVLVYPVVFGVLRRRRARRAVTAPPIA
- a CDS encoding tripartite tricarboxylate transporter substrate binding protein, with product MGKRSMALGTLGGLVLAALAVLGGPEAAWAQARDFPTRPIVFVVGFAPGGGADVFARALADAAKTVLPQPIAVENRPGAGGTAAAAYAAGRPADGHTILFAHAGSSIITPLITNQPSLKWDAFEPVARIHAEEEWLLVQPDAAWQSIDQLVTHAKANPKKVRVAGSAIGGIDSFVVLSWKQAAGIDVEYIPHEGGGPATLAFLGKNAEVLVGNVSEVAQHIEAKKMVPVAVASEKRSPIFPEVPTLREKGWEVVLVQWRSVLAPKGTPAPRVAALAEAFQKAMGAGSWKTFNRNAKAVDAFLGPADFRKFLAAEEERFMRIIDQLGLRKK